In a genomic window of Infirmifilum sp. NZ:
- a CDS encoding FaeA/PapI family transcriptional regulator: MPRKVTDKIIERKKLIHEYLKKHGPIPTVEIVRDLGLSHSQVFYILRLLLREGKVKEERRGKMAYWVAVD, translated from the coding sequence ATGCCCAGGAAGGTTACTGACAAAATAATTGAGAGGAAAAAACTCATCCATGAGTACTTAAAGAAGCACGGGCCCATCCCGACAGTCGAGATAGTGAGAGACCTGGGTCTTTCCCACAGCCAGGTATTCTACATTTTGAGGCTCCTACTGCGCGAAGGTAAAGTCAAGGAGGAAAGAAGGGGGAAAATGGCTTACTGGGTAGCAGTTGACTAG
- a CDS encoding 50S ribosomal protein L3, producing the protein MAKGHRPRRGSRAYYPRKRARSIVARIRRWPKVNRVVPLGFAGYKVGMVHVVGVEMNKNSPFYGQERVYPATVVEVPPLRVVGVRVYASGFYGLKAIGELWAPKLPEDLKRAFTAPKKENYFEEQRKKIEEVRDKVQEVRLIVATQPRITGLGKKKPEVFEIAVGGSPSEALDFALSRLGKEIDVGEVFKEGDYVDVIAVSKGKGFQGVVKRFGVMEMPRWHKHRKGHRRIGSVGPQGPAIMFYTPFPGQTGFHQRTEYNKRILKIGDASSENINPPGGWPHYGLIRTKYILVEGSIPGAIKRLVKLRMPIRLHKPVEPPKVVYISTQPWPQASG; encoded by the coding sequence ATGGCGAAGGGTCATAGGCCACGTAGAGGGTCTCGAGCGTATTACCCGCGGAAAAGGGCGCGAAGCATCGTAGCTAGGATTCGTCGCTGGCCTAAAGTCAACAGGGTTGTCCCGTTAGGCTTTGCTGGTTACAAGGTGGGTATGGTTCACGTTGTAGGCGTGGAGATGAACAAGAACAGCCCCTTCTACGGTCAGGAGAGGGTGTACCCTGCTACCGTCGTTGAGGTTCCTCCTCTCCGCGTTGTCGGTGTTCGTGTTTACGCGTCGGGCTTTTATGGTTTGAAAGCTATAGGAGAGCTATGGGCCCCGAAGCTTCCGGAAGATTTGAAGCGCGCGTTCACTGCTCCTAAGAAGGAGAACTACTTCGAGGAGCAGAGGAAAAAAATAGAGGAAGTCCGCGACAAAGTGCAGGAGGTACGATTGATTGTCGCTACACAGCCTCGTATTACAGGGTTAGGGAAGAAAAAGCCCGAGGTCTTTGAGATCGCGGTCGGTGGATCGCCATCTGAGGCGCTGGATTTCGCTCTCAGCCGTTTAGGCAAGGAGATCGATGTAGGAGAGGTTTTCAAGGAAGGCGACTACGTGGACGTCATAGCTGTCAGTAAAGGCAAAGGCTTTCAAGGCGTGGTAAAGAGGTTTGGGGTAATGGAGATGCCGCGGTGGCATAAGCACCGGAAGGGCCACAGGAGAATAGGAAGCGTCGGTCCTCAAGGTCCAGCAATAATGTTCTACACTCCCTTCCCTGGTCAAACAGGTTTTCACCAGAGAACGGAGTACAATAAAAGGATACTGAAGATCGGCGATGCAAGCTCTGAGAACATAAACCCCCCGGGCGGTTGGCCTCACTACGGTCTCATAAGGACAAAGTATATCCTCGTTGAAGGAAGCATCCCTGGTGCGATTAAGCGACTAGTTAAGCTAAGGATGCCTATACGACTCCACAAGCCCGTCGAGCCGCCTAAGGTAGTTTATATAAGCACTCAGCCATGGCCTCAGGCAAGCGGGTGA
- a CDS encoding 50S ribosomal protein L1, protein MSATVASIVNSIPEAIRNALQASPRRRRFKQSVEMIVTLKDVDLKKPENRINTIVTLPYPPPSKLAKVVVIATGDTALKAREAGADLVIDAEGLQKLSGDKKALKKLAKRYDFFLAQTDLMVQVGRVLGKFLGPRGKMPQPIPPNAPIAPLIERFKRSIRIRLRDDPVVMCRIGVEDQPIEHLAANAKAVLDELLKKFTYNNIGRIYFKLTMGKPVRLEKAGETK, encoded by the coding sequence GTGAGCGCAACGGTAGCAAGTATCGTTAACAGCATCCCCGAAGCTATTCGTAACGCGCTCCAGGCATCTCCAAGGAGAAGGAGATTCAAACAGAGCGTTGAAATGATAGTTACCCTCAAGGATGTTGACTTGAAGAAGCCTGAGAACAGGATAAACACTATCGTTACGCTGCCATACCCTCCCCCCTCGAAGCTGGCTAAGGTTGTGGTAATAGCAACCGGTGATACGGCGCTTAAGGCTCGAGAAGCCGGCGCTGACCTCGTGATAGATGCTGAAGGGTTGCAGAAGCTTTCTGGCGACAAGAAAGCACTTAAGAAGCTTGCGAAGAGGTATGACTTTTTCCTGGCCCAAACAGACCTCATGGTGCAGGTTGGACGTGTGCTAGGCAAATTCCTCGGCCCTCGAGGCAAGATGCCTCAACCAATACCTCCTAATGCGCCAATAGCCCCCCTTATAGAGAGGTTTAAGCGGTCTATCAGAATCAGGTTGCGCGACGACCCTGTTGTCATGTGCAGGATTGGAGTGGAGGATCAGCCTATTGAGCATCTTGCTGCTAACGCAAAGGCTGTCCTGGACGAACTGCTCAAGAAATTCACGTACAACAATATTGGTAGGATATACTTTAAGCTAACCATGGGTAAACCTGTAAGACTCGAGAAAGCAGGTGAAACGAAGTGA
- a CDS encoding putative RNA uridine N3 methyltransferase: MLTCAYPPRKPTYTRAVALPSSNFSNLPEPAKTFHIALLARAAAIFRVEELAVYVHESYPCDAIKDVVEALETPQYLRRKIIPKKPSLKYIGLVPPLAIPSHQLRNDDLKYREGVILAKKEGRVLVDIGLDKPVLAVGEGKIGSRVTVKRVGDAWFLASSSEVEVYWGFKVICFQGMQPLVEHYKRRNFMIIATSRRGRTVDLAFLKALTSEVEEREAKGVLLLFGSLKKGVYEIGKEENVNVDELVDFVLNTIPCQGTRTVRTEEAVLATLSLLNLVLD; encoded by the coding sequence ATGCTAACGTGCGCGTATCCTCCCCGCAAACCCACATACACAAGAGCGGTAGCTCTCCCCTCCTCAAACTTCTCCAACCTTCCAGAACCGGCGAAAACCTTTCACATAGCGCTCCTCGCTAGGGCTGCCGCAATATTCAGAGTGGAAGAACTGGCTGTTTACGTTCACGAAAGCTATCCATGTGACGCTATTAAAGATGTTGTGGAAGCTTTAGAGACACCGCAGTACCTCAGGAGAAAAATCATCCCTAAGAAACCCTCTTTAAAATACATTGGCCTAGTTCCTCCTCTTGCGATACCGTCTCATCAGCTGAGAAACGATGATCTAAAATACAGGGAGGGAGTTATACTTGCAAAGAAAGAAGGCAGGGTACTCGTAGACATAGGTCTGGATAAGCCTGTTCTAGCGGTGGGGGAAGGGAAAATAGGATCCCGGGTCACGGTGAAGCGAGTTGGCGATGCTTGGTTCCTGGCTTCCTCCAGCGAGGTTGAGGTTTACTGGGGGTTTAAGGTCATCTGCTTCCAAGGAATGCAACCCCTGGTGGAGCACTACAAGAGGAGGAATTTTATGATCATTGCCACATCTCGGCGAGGTAGAACTGTAGACTTAGCCTTCTTGAAGGCTCTAACTTCTGAGGTGGAAGAGCGGGAAGCTAAGGGGGTGTTGCTTCTTTTCGGTAGCTTGAAGAAAGGGGTATATGAGATAGGGAAAGAGGAGAATGTTAATGTTGATGAACTGGTAGATTTCGTCTTGAACACGATTCCCTGTCAAGGAACACGCACAGTCAGAACTGAGGAAGCTGTCCTCGCTACGTTATCGCTTCTAAACTTAGTCCTTGATTGA
- a CDS encoding 50S ribosomal protein L23, which produces MGSGQGVIIRPHLTEKTLRLIEQANTLTFIVDRRATKKQIKEEVERMFGVKVEKVNTLITMDGRKKAYVKLSKEYSASDIATRMGMV; this is translated from the coding sequence ATGGGTAGTGGTCAAGGTGTAATCATTAGGCCGCATTTAACAGAAAAGACATTGAGGTTGATAGAGCAAGCTAACACCCTGACATTCATAGTCGATCGCCGCGCCACCAAGAAACAAATAAAGGAAGAGGTTGAGCGAATGTTCGGAGTGAAGGTTGAGAAGGTGAACACCTTGATTACGATGGACGGCAGGAAAAAAGCTTATGTAAAACTCTCTAAGGAATACTCGGCCTCAGATATAGCTACACGTATGGGAATGGTGTAG
- a CDS encoding 50S ribosomal protein L2, with protein MGKRILVQRRGRGGSVFRNPGWKRVAPARYPEYNAEEFKNKVLVGYVKALIHEPGRGTPLAIVRFEDGREMVMIPPEGLAVGQKIYYGAKAPVVLGSIIEVGNAPEGTIVSNIEIRPGDGGKIARSSGAYATILAHSNGKTLLQLPSKKVKEVDSNARATVGMVAAGGRTEKPFLKAGKMYHWSRAKSFKYPKVRGKAMSPYAHPAGGGHHPKGLTPAPRNAPPGRKVGHIAARRTGRRKGVPRAQK; from the coding sequence ATGGGTAAAAGAATACTGGTTCAACGCAGGGGACGCGGTGGATCAGTGTTTAGAAATCCAGGCTGGAAGCGTGTGGCACCGGCACGCTACCCCGAGTACAACGCAGAGGAGTTCAAAAACAAGGTCTTAGTCGGCTACGTGAAGGCCCTTATCCACGAGCCCGGCAGAGGTACGCCACTGGCCATTGTGAGATTTGAGGACGGCAGGGAAATGGTTATGATACCCCCAGAGGGACTGGCAGTTGGTCAAAAAATCTACTATGGTGCTAAAGCCCCCGTGGTGCTTGGAAGCATTATTGAAGTAGGCAATGCACCTGAAGGTACGATAGTATCAAACATCGAGATTCGCCCTGGGGACGGGGGTAAAATAGCGCGAAGCAGCGGAGCATATGCCACGATCTTAGCTCACTCAAACGGCAAAACTCTGTTGCAGCTTCCATCCAAGAAAGTCAAAGAGGTGGACAGCAATGCGCGCGCTACTGTGGGTATGGTTGCCGCAGGGGGACGTACCGAAAAACCGTTTCTTAAGGCTGGTAAGATGTACCACTGGTCCCGTGCCAAGTCCTTTAAGTACCCCAAAGTGAGGGGCAAGGCAATGTCGCCGTACGCGCACCCAGCTGGAGGTGGCCACCACCCGAAGGGCTTAACACCAGCTCCCCGGAACGCGCCTCCCGGGAGGAAAGTAGGGCATATAGCCGCTCGCAGAACTGGCCGCAGAAAAGGCGTTCCAAGAGCGCAGAAGTAA
- a CDS encoding 30S ribosomal protein S19 — translation MESSSKYAYRGYSFEELAQMPLEKFIEIVPSRQRRTILRTIIKGTSEEHLKLLEKIRRAKKLVQEGKKQPVIRTHLRDFVILPEMVGLVIHVHNGKEFVPVEITPERIGHYLGEFALTTKKVEHGEPGLKATRSSMFVALK, via the coding sequence ATGGAGTCGTCCAGTAAATACGCCTACCGAGGGTACAGCTTTGAAGAGTTAGCTCAGATGCCACTCGAGAAGTTCATCGAAATTGTGCCCTCCCGACAGCGAAGAACGATTCTCAGGACGATAATTAAGGGCACTAGCGAGGAGCATCTGAAACTCCTCGAAAAAATCAGACGCGCCAAGAAGCTTGTCCAAGAGGGTAAGAAACAGCCCGTCATTAGAACGCATCTGAGAGACTTCGTTATCCTCCCCGAGATGGTAGGCCTCGTGATACACGTCCACAACGGAAAAGAGTTTGTTCCGGTTGAAATAACGCCCGAACGCATAGGTCATTACCTAGGCGAGTTCGCGCTTACAACAAAGAAGGTTGAACACGGAGAGCCCGGCTTGAAGGCCACAAGATCCTCAATGTTCGTAGCGCTGAAATAG
- the rpl4p gene encoding 50S ribosomal protein L4: MGSAELVLREATVYDMEGKEAGKVQLPKFFSMPVRFDLIRRAFLAIFTSKLQPKGTDPLAGLRTTAESLGVGHGIARVARIKGGLRAARVPQAVKGRRAHPPKVEKIIKERINKKEKTLALASALAATASRELVQRRGHIVPEKQLPIIVTDDFERISKASELRTVLKNLGLWADVERAAERVRIRAGKGKMRGRRYKKPRSLLIVVADAKNLTKAAGNMPGVDVVSAQKLTVSHLAPGGVPGRLTVYTVGALKVLEERLNSVMVV, from the coding sequence ATGGGTAGCGCCGAACTTGTTCTAAGGGAAGCGACAGTTTACGACATGGAGGGAAAGGAAGCCGGTAAAGTTCAGCTTCCGAAATTCTTCAGCATGCCAGTGCGTTTCGACTTAATAAGACGGGCTTTCCTTGCAATCTTCACATCCAAACTGCAGCCTAAGGGTACAGATCCCCTTGCTGGTCTGCGAACCACCGCTGAAAGCCTTGGCGTAGGCCACGGCATCGCAAGAGTTGCTAGAATTAAAGGAGGTTTAAGAGCAGCCCGAGTACCTCAGGCAGTAAAGGGAAGGAGGGCGCATCCCCCAAAAGTCGAGAAGATTATCAAAGAGCGCATTAACAAGAAGGAGAAAACTCTTGCACTTGCCTCCGCTTTAGCCGCAACAGCCTCGAGGGAACTCGTGCAACGCCGAGGTCACATCGTGCCGGAAAAACAACTTCCTATAATTGTCACAGACGATTTCGAGAGGATTAGCAAGGCATCCGAGTTAAGAACAGTACTTAAAAACCTTGGGCTCTGGGCAGACGTGGAACGGGCCGCTGAGCGGGTGAGAATTAGAGCCGGTAAAGGCAAAATGCGCGGACGCAGGTACAAGAAACCGAGGAGCCTTCTAATCGTCGTAGCTGATGCTAAGAATTTGACTAAGGCTGCCGGAAACATGCCTGGAGTCGACGTTGTTAGTGCACAAAAACTCACGGTGTCGCATCTTGCTCCAGGAGGCGTACCCGGGCGCCTCACGGTCTACACTGTGGGGGCGCTAAAAGTACTAGAGGAGAGACTTAACTCCGTTATGGTGGTGTGA
- a CDS encoding 50S ribosomal protein L11: MKTFNFLVEGGKATAGPPIGPALGPLGLNVMQVVKKINELTQDYAGMRVPVKVTVDVEKKTFEVEVGTPTTAALIVKELKVEKGAHQSTKEWVGNLTVEQVIKIAKIKMKDMGAKTLKAAVKTVAGTCQSMGVTIDGKPPKQFIADLEKGLYDEVISKHEGEAS, from the coding sequence ATCAAAACATTCAATTTTCTCGTCGAAGGAGGTAAAGCTACTGCAGGTCCACCTATCGGCCCGGCTCTTGGACCTCTAGGGCTAAACGTAATGCAGGTGGTTAAGAAAATCAACGAGTTAACTCAGGACTACGCCGGTATGCGAGTTCCCGTCAAGGTAACCGTAGACGTCGAAAAGAAAACATTCGAAGTCGAGGTTGGGACTCCAACAACCGCAGCGCTTATTGTTAAGGAGCTCAAAGTTGAGAAGGGGGCCCACCAGTCGACGAAGGAATGGGTCGGGAATCTTACAGTAGAGCAGGTAATAAAGATAGCCAAGATAAAGATGAAGGACATGGGCGCAAAAACTCTTAAAGCAGCCGTTAAAACCGTAGCGGGAACCTGCCAAAGTATGGGTGTCACCATAGATGGGAAGCCCCCGAAGCAGTTTATAGCAGACCTTGAGAAGGGTTTGTACGATGAAGTTATAAGTAAACACGAGGGTGAGGCATCGTGA
- a CDS encoding 50S ribosomal protein L10 produces MSVAVAIPGRRMSAARARKAKLVEELTGYLKSYKYFMIAGITGLPSSVIKESRKLLNQRGSVLKVVKNTLFLLALKESGRYVDEFKNYLRGQNAVIFTNDNPFEILLFLDKQKIMREARPGDIATKEIVVPAGNTGIPPGPAISLFNKLNIPIRVQEGSIWVAKDTVVAKPGDTISPELADLLNKLGVKPIESKLNIKLIAIDSRVVKPEEVELDPSIYKEKIKEAYSRAFNLAFNAAIPLPQVVHLLVAKAHQEAVALALEAALPVKETLPFAIARAHAEATVLYNLIKSRNPNF; encoded by the coding sequence GTGAGCGTGGCTGTAGCCATACCAGGTAGAAGAATGAGCGCAGCGAGAGCGCGTAAAGCGAAGCTCGTAGAGGAGCTGACCGGTTACCTGAAGAGCTATAAGTACTTCATGATCGCAGGGATCACGGGATTGCCTTCATCAGTCATCAAGGAGAGCCGGAAGCTGCTAAACCAAAGAGGGTCAGTGCTCAAGGTGGTGAAGAACACCCTATTCCTTCTCGCGCTCAAAGAGAGCGGCAGGTACGTGGATGAGTTCAAGAACTACCTTCGAGGGCAGAATGCCGTCATATTTACGAACGATAACCCCTTCGAGATCCTTCTTTTCCTGGACAAGCAAAAGATAATGCGTGAGGCGCGCCCAGGCGATATAGCCACCAAGGAGATCGTTGTTCCTGCTGGCAACACCGGGATACCTCCGGGCCCGGCTATAAGCCTCTTCAATAAGCTCAATATACCCATAAGGGTTCAGGAGGGCAGCATATGGGTGGCGAAAGACACCGTTGTCGCTAAGCCGGGGGACACCATTTCACCGGAGCTCGCCGATTTGCTGAACAAGCTAGGGGTAAAACCGATTGAGAGCAAGTTGAACATCAAGCTTATAGCAATTGATAGCAGGGTTGTTAAACCCGAAGAAGTAGAGCTAGACCCCAGCATCTATAAAGAAAAAATAAAGGAAGCTTACTCGCGGGCCTTCAACCTGGCCTTCAACGCGGCTATTCCTCTACCCCAGGTAGTGCACCTACTCGTTGCAAAGGCCCATCAAGAAGCGGTAGCGCTCGCCCTCGAAGCCGCGCTTCCGGTAAAGGAGACCCTGCCTTTCGCGATCGCCAGGGCTCACGCTGAGGCAACCGTCCTCTATAACCTCATAAAGTCTCGGAATCCGAACTTTTGA
- the alaS gene encoding alanine--tRNA ligase: protein MTVKEDFINLPFFVENGWVKKTCPVCGRVFWTLNPEREKCGDQPCEPYSFIGQKVGVSVDSISEVRRMFIDFFEKRGHTSVRRYPVVARWREDVYLVGASIYDFQPWVTEGLVPPPANPLVISQPSIRLTDVDNVGKTSRHLTGFEMMAHHAFNFPGVNIYWANETVEFAYELFTRVYGVKPEEITFIYDMWSGGGNAGEDYEVIVRGLEVATLVFMHYKTDESGGLIPISNRIVDTGYGLERIYWLLTGAYNVYEAVFPEIVEYLRVQSGLERPQEEIMSKVARASGSLDYKKPLEALATLSNIAQSVGMSVNELKRYLEPYEAIYAIADHTRTLMWMIGDGIVPSNTGAGYLARLLIRRSLRYMRKLGLEMKLSDIIAKQIEKWRNDFPEYSEVQEDILDIIDYEEERFRETVARGEKVIEEIIKDSLDKGVKEIPGDTLLKLYESHGIPPEFLEERAAQRGLTVNTVGFYSKLAELKGRSAQAFKEAVRMQIDPSLVQGFPPTRKLYYENEKLFEFTAKVVGIIDGKYLVLDQTAFYPEGGGQLADTGYLEFDGRRCEVVHVLKVGDVILHEVRGELPAVGSTLRGVVNISRRLNLMRHHTATHVILGALRKVLGKHVWQAGALKTEDYVRFDFTHHKPITPEQAQQIELLANRVVWENRRVVKRFIGRTEAEQKYGFTLYQGGVVPEKVLRVVEIEGWDAEACGGMHVDNTGEIGLIKIVGFEKIQDGVVRVVFKAGEPALRYVQSRDFLVSALKELLKAPEETLVEKVAELMSRVDHLEKEVKRLKEQTLIGSLQQTVAPALTIGETEVYLIDSADAEPREVATTLGRLKPNAVVVVYGKDGKIAIKVGDRALSTYDARDIGRKLCEKLGGRGGGVRDLFQGRVDDVANLRKVLADVFGA from the coding sequence GTGACGGTGAAGGAGGACTTCATTAACCTGCCGTTTTTCGTTGAAAACGGCTGGGTAAAGAAAACATGCCCTGTCTGCGGCCGTGTATTCTGGACTCTAAACCCTGAGAGGGAAAAATGCGGGGATCAGCCGTGTGAGCCTTACTCTTTCATCGGACAAAAAGTAGGTGTGAGCGTCGACTCAATATCTGAGGTTCGCAGAATGTTCATAGATTTCTTTGAGAAAAGGGGTCATACCTCCGTAAGAAGGTACCCTGTTGTGGCAAGGTGGCGTGAGGACGTTTACCTCGTGGGGGCTTCAATATACGATTTTCAGCCTTGGGTTACGGAGGGCTTAGTCCCGCCCCCCGCAAATCCACTCGTCATCTCGCAGCCGAGCATTAGGCTAACGGATGTAGATAACGTGGGGAAAACAAGCCGACACCTGACCGGGTTTGAGATGATGGCTCACCACGCTTTCAACTTCCCTGGCGTCAATATATACTGGGCGAACGAGACCGTGGAGTTCGCTTACGAACTCTTCACGAGGGTTTACGGGGTAAAGCCTGAGGAAATAACCTTTATTTACGATATGTGGAGTGGGGGTGGGAACGCAGGAGAAGACTACGAGGTCATAGTCAGAGGCCTCGAGGTTGCCACTCTTGTATTCATGCACTACAAGACAGACGAGAGCGGCGGGCTGATCCCGATAAGCAACAGGATAGTAGACACAGGCTACGGCTTGGAGCGAATCTACTGGCTCCTAACAGGCGCCTACAACGTCTATGAAGCTGTTTTCCCGGAGATAGTAGAGTACTTGAGGGTGCAAAGCGGCCTGGAGAGACCGCAGGAGGAGATAATGAGTAAAGTCGCTAGGGCCAGTGGTAGCTTAGACTACAAGAAGCCCCTCGAGGCTTTAGCTACGCTTTCAAACATAGCTCAATCTGTCGGGATGAGCGTAAACGAGCTTAAACGGTACCTGGAGCCGTATGAGGCCATATATGCCATAGCTGATCACACGCGAACTCTGATGTGGATGATTGGGGATGGGATCGTGCCGAGTAATACAGGAGCTGGCTACCTAGCTCGCCTCCTCATCAGAAGAAGCCTGAGGTATATGCGGAAGCTCGGGCTCGAGATGAAGCTGAGCGATATAATAGCTAAGCAGATAGAGAAGTGGAGAAACGATTTCCCCGAGTACAGCGAAGTTCAAGAAGACATACTTGACATCATCGATTACGAAGAGGAGAGGTTTAGGGAAACTGTCGCCAGGGGTGAGAAGGTTATCGAAGAGATAATTAAAGACAGCCTTGACAAGGGTGTCAAAGAGATTCCGGGGGACACTCTCTTGAAGCTATATGAATCGCACGGCATTCCACCCGAGTTTCTTGAGGAGAGGGCTGCGCAACGGGGTTTGACCGTGAACACCGTTGGCTTCTACTCTAAGCTGGCAGAGCTCAAAGGACGCTCGGCTCAAGCCTTCAAGGAGGCTGTGAGGATGCAGATAGACCCAAGCCTGGTTCAAGGCTTCCCGCCCACGAGAAAGCTCTACTACGAGAACGAGAAGCTTTTTGAGTTCACGGCAAAAGTTGTGGGCATTATCGACGGGAAGTACTTGGTTCTGGACCAGACGGCTTTCTACCCTGAAGGAGGTGGTCAGCTGGCTGACACGGGTTACCTTGAGTTCGACGGGCGGAGATGCGAGGTCGTACATGTCCTAAAAGTTGGCGATGTGATACTTCACGAGGTTCGGGGTGAACTGCCAGCTGTCGGGTCCACGCTGAGAGGCGTGGTGAACATAAGTAGGCGTCTCAACCTCATGCGCCATCACACTGCAACACACGTCATCCTAGGGGCACTGAGGAAGGTCTTAGGCAAGCACGTCTGGCAAGCGGGCGCGCTGAAAACAGAGGACTATGTGAGGTTTGACTTTACGCACCATAAGCCTATTACCCCAGAGCAGGCTCAGCAGATCGAGCTTCTTGCAAATCGGGTGGTTTGGGAGAACAGGCGTGTGGTAAAGCGGTTCATTGGAAGAACAGAAGCTGAGCAAAAGTACGGCTTCACGCTGTACCAGGGCGGGGTGGTCCCCGAGAAGGTGCTCAGGGTCGTGGAGATCGAGGGGTGGGATGCCGAAGCGTGCGGGGGAATGCATGTGGATAACACGGGGGAGATAGGCCTCATAAAAATTGTGGGTTTCGAGAAGATCCAGGATGGGGTTGTAAGGGTAGTATTTAAGGCGGGAGAGCCTGCTCTAAGGTACGTTCAGAGCAGAGACTTCTTGGTCTCTGCCCTTAAGGAGCTCTTGAAGGCCCCTGAAGAAACCCTCGTCGAGAAGGTGGCAGAGCTTATGAGCAGAGTAGATCATCTTGAAAAAGAGGTGAAACGCCTGAAAGAGCAGACTCTTATAGGCTCTCTTCAGCAGACCGTAGCTCCAGCTCTCACGATCGGTGAGACAGAAGTTTACCTAATCGACAGCGCTGACGCAGAGCCCCGTGAAGTTGCGACTACATTGGGAAGGCTAAAACCCAACGCGGTGGTGGTTGTGTATGGCAAAGACGGGAAAATAGCCATCAAGGTGGGCGACCGGGCACTGAGCACATACGATGCGCGAGATATAGGCAGGAAGCTCTGCGAAAAACTGGGAGGGAGAGGAGGAGGCGTGAGGGACCTATTCCAGGGCCGCGTGGACGACGTCGCAAACTTAAGGAAGGTCCTCGCGGATGTCTTTGGAGCTTGA
- a CDS encoding NAD(P)/FAD-dependent oxidoreductase: protein MTKKIVVVGGGFGGYYALKILRQSAAAESCEITLVDKSDRFVYLPSLPYLLSDKKTVDDITEPFEKISRRLGVSFIKGEVVGVSLKNKQVLLRSGESLEFDYLILSAGAQTEYYGIPGAETTIPSWRLEDYLQLKRRLEEAPPDHVCVAGGGLTGVEVAGELAEKLGREKVVIVEKMPNLLPTLNNQRASEIVESFLRVSGVKVIKGDGVKRVEDNRLILESGHVLECSHIVWSLGIRAPQISFDLPVETKGRGWLVVNPTLQLKGFEDVYAVGDINHFAYDSDCAMKMAEEAILQGKTAAKNVLRQLEGQKPIHVHKPIFLASKPKTLCSVGFNKAIMVWESKILFGRTPYISKMLIESIVMRDIKGKLGGGVATSLESTILRTISG from the coding sequence ATGACTAAAAAGATAGTTGTTGTAGGAGGAGGGTTCGGAGGCTACTACGCTCTGAAAATACTAAGACAGTCAGCGGCCGCAGAGTCTTGTGAGATAACTTTGGTGGACAAGAGTGATAGATTTGTGTACCTGCCCTCGCTACCCTACCTACTCTCGGATAAAAAGACAGTAGATGATATAACCGAGCCTTTCGAGAAGATTTCGAGACGCCTTGGAGTTTCCTTCATTAAAGGTGAGGTTGTAGGAGTATCTCTGAAGAACAAGCAGGTTCTTTTAAGGAGCGGTGAAAGCTTGGAATTCGACTACTTGATTCTCTCGGCTGGAGCTCAGACAGAGTACTACGGAATACCCGGAGCCGAGACTACGATCCCGTCGTGGCGATTGGAAGACTATCTTCAGTTGAAAAGACGGCTCGAAGAGGCTCCACCGGATCACGTGTGCGTTGCTGGTGGTGGTCTTACAGGAGTTGAAGTCGCTGGTGAGCTCGCGGAAAAGCTGGGGCGAGAGAAGGTTGTTATCGTTGAGAAAATGCCTAACTTGCTCCCTACTCTAAATAACCAGCGTGCGAGCGAAATCGTAGAAAGCTTTCTCCGTGTGAGCGGTGTTAAAGTGATAAAGGGCGATGGAGTAAAGCGGGTGGAGGATAACAGGCTTATACTTGAGAGCGGCCACGTACTTGAGTGTTCCCACATCGTCTGGTCTTTGGGCATCAGAGCACCTCAAATTAGCTTCGACTTGCCAGTTGAAACTAAAGGAAGGGGGTGGCTAGTAGTAAACCCGACTTTACAGCTTAAGGGTTTTGAGGACGTTTATGCCGTCGGCGACATCAACCACTTCGCGTACGATAGTGACTGCGCGATGAAGATGGCCGAAGAGGCGATACTTCAAGGTAAAACAGCCGCGAAAAACGTGCTGAGGCAACTCGAGGGGCAAAAACCCATCCATGTACACAAGCCTATTTTCCTCGCTTCTAAGCCTAAAACCCTTTGTTCAGTCGGCTTTAACAAAGCCATCATGGTCTGGGAAAGCAAGATTCTTTTCGGGAGAACTCCCTACATCAGTAAGATGCTCATTGAGAGCATAGTAATGCGTGATATAAAGGGAAAACTGGGTGGCGGCGTAGCAACATCGCTAGAAAGCACCATTTTGAGGACGATAAGCGGCTAA